In one Rutidosis leptorrhynchoides isolate AG116_Rl617_1_P2 chromosome 8, CSIRO_AGI_Rlap_v1, whole genome shotgun sequence genomic region, the following are encoded:
- the LOC139862569 gene encoding receptor-like protein 6 codes for MSNSKMVYYLFVFFCFACSTVSSYLNTSTLIVDKLKCSPQQSSELLLFKHNLSSNISTDDPLYYSACRDWLGSGYYPIMMNWNASIDCCDWNGVTCDYSTGDVIGLDLSCGLLQGNIHPNTSLFNLPHLQKLNLAFNDFSDSQIPHEIGRFSNSLTHLNFSETGFGGLVPAEITLLHKLVSLDISIYLNNLSMEPRVFIDMLRNSTSLEELTLSDVNISSTLPNYLNISSSLKLLSLRGTGLQGKLPDHIFNLRFMEVLDLSYNSFTGEIPREISLLPKLVSLDLSGNDNLRIQPHIFNDLLNNSTLLRDLSLPAVNISWVLPTDRINISSSITYLELQNCSLMGSLPKYPLNLTHIIHLDLGNNKLNGTLPSWLFTLPSLKRLYLDYNKFTGVPSDSFARSPIEYLSLGNNELGGQIDQAFILKLTNLVSLVLSFNNFSSDWELDMLLSSLTNLNYLDLSYSGVSITDNNATHHANPNFYTLKLASCKLKEFPVSLQYMENLITLDLSSNEISGVFPLWTRGNNLLAFLNLSHNFITGLPQFEFYALVGLYLQSNQIQGPFPPSICNMSDLYQLDLSNNNFSGVIPPCFGNFSSSLQVVVLSNNDFIGTIPNTYEDCGMLEGLILKGNQLQGELPTSLSSCHHLRVLDLGDNHLNDTFPNWLGGLSQLQVLNLNSNNFHGRIVTSYAVKFPFPSLRVLDLSQNTFVGQLPTKYFQHFNAMKNVAKIGTKLEYMNTNGLYYSINVSVKGKDQYFQKLTVEYTIISLSNNNFEGNIPDIIGSLNSLIVLDLSHNSLTGRIPKDLGKLSEIESLDLSWNQLNGEIPQSLADLTFLAFLNVSQNHLVGRIPTGKQFNTFGSNSFGGNPNLCGLPLPQKCNENPQPPQLGGDEDEEENGFTLKAVMLGYGCGIPIGLVMGYLMLLTGRPKWFNVIADEVERMILNKGEKRR; via the coding sequence ATGAGTAATTCAAAAATGGTATACTATTTATTCGTGTTCTTCTGTTTTGCTTGTTCAACTGTATCTTCTTATTTAAATACCTCCACCTTAATTGTTGATAAACTTAAATGCTCTCCTCAACAGTCCTCAGAGTTGCTTCTCTttaaacacaacctttcctccaATATCTCAACGGATGATCCTCTATATTATTCAGCATGTCGAGATTGGCTTGGTTCTGGTTACTATCCAATAATGATGAATTGGAACGCAAGTATAGATTGTTGTGATTGGAATGGAGTCACTTGCGATTACTCCACTGGCGACGTTATCGGTCTCGATCTAAGTTGTGGTTTGCTACAAGGTAACATCCATCCTAATACTTCCCTCTTCAACCTTCCTCACCTCCAAAAACTCAACCTCGCTTTTAACGATTTTTCTGATTCTCAAATTCCACATGAAATTGGAAGGTTTTCAAATAGTCTCACACATCTCAACTTTTCTGAAACTGGCTTTGGTGGCCTTGTCCCAGCGGAGATCACACTTCTTCATAAGTTGGTGTCTCTTGATATCTCAATTTATTTAAATAATTTAAGCATGGAACCTCGTGTTTTCATAGACATGCTTCGAAATTCTACTTCTTTAGAAGAACTTACACTTTCTGATGTTAATATCTCTTCAACTTTACCTAATTATCTcaatatatcttcttctttgaaatTACTTAGTCTTAGAGGGACTGGATTGCAAGGAAAATTACCTGATCACATTTTTAATCTTCGATTCATGGAAGTACTCGATTTGTCATATAACAGTTTCACAGGTGAAATCCCTAGGGAGATATCACTTCTTCCTAAATTGGTTTCACTTGATCTCTCCGGTAATGATAATTTGAGAATTCAGCCTCATATCTTTAACGATCTACTTAATAATTCTACTCTTTTGAGAGACCTTAGTCTTCCCGCTGTTAATATCTCTTGGGTTTTACCAACTGATCGTATTAATATCTCATCTTCTATCACTTACTTAGAACTTCAAAATTGCAGTTTGATGGGTTCCCTACCCAAATATCCACTTAACCTAACACACATCATTCATCTAGATTTAGGAAATAACAAACTTAATGGGACATTGCCATCTTGGTTGTTTACTCTCCCATCTTTAAAACGACTCTATCTAGATTATAACAAGTTCACTGGTGTACCGTCTGATTCGTTTGCTCGTTCGCCAATAGAATATCTATCCCTCGGTAACAACGAATTAGGTGGGCAAATTGATCAGGCCTTCATTCTAAAACTCACCAATCTCGTTTCATTAGTCCTTTCATTTAATAATTTTAGCAGTGATTGGGAGTTAGATATGTTGTTATCAAGTCTCACAAACCTTAACTATCTCGATCTCTCATATAGTGGTGTATCGATTACGGACAATAATGCTACTCATCATGCCAACCCAAATTTTTATACCTTAAAATTGGCCTCTTGCAAGTTAAAGGAGTTCCCGGTGTCCTTACAATACATGGAAAATCTTATAACTTTAGATCTTTCTAGCAATGAAATCAGCGGAGTGTTTCCCCTATGGACAAGAGGTAACAATCTGCTGGCTTTCCTGAATCTTTCACACAACTTCATAACAGGCCTGCCGCAATTTGAATTTTACGCACTAGTAGGACTATATTTGCAGTCCAATCAAATTCAAGGACCATTCCCTCCATCAATTTGCAACATGAGTGATTTATATCAATTGGATTTGTCAAATAATAACTTTAGTGGAGTGATTCCACCATGCTTTGGAAATTTTAGCTCCTCTCTTCAAGTGGtggtattatcaaataatgattttATTGGTACAATTCCAAACACGTATGAAGATTGTGGAATGTTAGAAGGTCTTATTCTGAAGGGAAATCAGTTACAAGGAGAGTTGCCAACTTCGTTGTCCAGCTGTCATCATTTAAGAGTTCTTGATTTGGGAGACAACCACTTAAATGATACATTCCCTAATTGGTTAGGAGGTCTTTCACAACTGCAAGTTCTTAACCTCAACTCAAACAATTTTCATGGACGCATAGTAACCTCTTATGCTGTTAAATTCCCATTCCCAAGTTTGCGAGTTCTTGACTTATCTCAGAATACGTTTGTAGGCCAACTTCCaacaaaatattttcaacattttaATGCTATGAAGAATGTGGCAAAGATAGGCACAAAACTCGAATATATGAACACAAATGGTTTGTATTACTCGATCAATGTTTCTGTGAAAGGGAAGGACCAATACTTTCAAAAACTAACAGTTGAATATACAATTATTAGTCTTTCCAACAATAATTTTGAAGGGAACATTCCGGATATTATTGGAAGTCTAAACTCACTGATAGTGCTCGACTTATCCCACAACAGCCTCACAGGTCGCATACCAAAAGATCTTGGAAAACTATCAGAAATTGAATCATTAGACCTATCCTGGAATCAGCTCAATGGTGAGATCCCTCAAAGCCTTGCAGACTTGACATTTCTTGCATTCTTAAATGTCTCGCAAAACCATCTTGTGGGCCGTATTCCGACAGGAAAACAATTCAACACATTTGGATCGAACTCATTTGGAGGCAATCCGAATTTGTGTGGACTTCCGTTGCCCCAAAAGTGCAATGAGAATCCACAACCACCACAGCTTGGTGGtgacgaagatgaggaagagaatggGTTTACATTGAAAGCGGTGATGTTGGGATATGGTTGTGGGATCCCAATTGGATTGGTGATGGGTTATCTCATGTTGTTGACGGGAAGACCAAAGTGGTTCAATGTAATTGCTGATGAAGTGGAGCGTATGATCTTGAACAAGGGAGAAAAGAGAAGATAG